In a genomic window of Alphaproteobacteria bacterium:
- a CDS encoding type I secretion C-terminal target domain-containing protein, protein MTTNTDPLLHAILAMDSYNRGYNAAIQIDAEYVGNAAFLVDSFLLGVDEILGRNDEVQDFYAASYVIPDGENPLGQTIISYRGTDSLGDMNTGWGLGADNHRTQQADMSIDFYRLLVAEENLFNENITLTGHSLGGGLAGFVAGMYNQDAIVYNHMPYEDALQNAGEDTNPGDEILYDEEYKIKVYGDQDSINPNNIGHIAYSTEHEVLKYIRGLQTNTTAYYPPFALSDDDTNLDLVPYNFDWWQEVLIPSYDEGPNPSDLYTELQKGFTDTRADAIVRMIEYFYGGGIPAFIAAVTIGLDPINEAIARHSQATLVLRLLFQKIDGSDTGEWLSSGKFFWPLLYNKEFASSIGLNASYLESANFTGVSVSKESFSDIMRTTLAYSALESDNGLVFGNTGARSLHNDATDLGKALSASGAAASIESYAADIGRAFVHYASHLALSHVGVALASTSPDVRSGILEYDTNDPDALVVNFKSSDWMQIEADLKPTMAVTRDALVDSILDDLYNVVPGEVGVNLESFIQNNWLTLPTDAEGTAFNRIVFSAIQSGSTESLSATHEILGAGHFKSTLFVGSSSGDHVTVAPHAGSGLHDSTVFLGYNGENIFTGGNDRDIAIGGIHHDEFDGGADEDFLFGYDGNDWLKGGDGDDIVIGGTGNDDFIADKFGDDVYHGGFDTDDLDPFWNGIPMDLMDITRQNDGLDLVDYMDLTDVFFDITLLDAVLGNYWVDKYYGNSVFNGPSDRDTLFSIETLQVAAGAARQVGGQSILGTSAGEHLIYGSISTPYSYYGFGGVDTLTGSNKNDYLNGGADPDTLVGKVGDDTYYYGHGDGDDTITDLGSTTDFDVLIFGAGIAAADVTLARYHTLGDKMTILIDNHDTTTSTIIVDNQNYTGYGIDYIKFTDGTVWDMQGTLVTVYGTEGADAVIKGTMESSYREGSLIDDVIYALGGNDNVQAYGGNDTIYGGDGNDAINAGDGQDIIYGGSGDDSSLEGWYGDDVINGESGNDTLKGNNGNDLLYGGSGLDVFYAGNDNDTLYGGSENDTMRGENGNDTLYGGSGLDSLYGGGGTDTFVFEASSAFANIDIVNDYNKTSQNDVIDISDVLFGFYDYGIDVITDFVQITQTGSNSLLYVDQDGGANNFLQIAALYNVTGLTNEATLEASGHLITV, encoded by the coding sequence ATGACGACGAATACAGACCCTCTGCTGCACGCTATTCTGGCGATGGACTCATACAACAGAGGATATAATGCTGCTATTCAAATAGATGCCGAATATGTAGGTAATGCTGCCTTTCTCGTTGATTCCTTTCTTTTGGGGGTAGATGAAATTTTGGGCCGTAACGATGAAGTGCAAGATTTTTATGCTGCTAGTTATGTCATACCAGATGGCGAAAATCCTCTCGGACAGACAATCATATCCTATCGAGGCACAGACAGTTTAGGCGACATGAATACTGGATGGGGGCTTGGAGCTGATAATCACAGAACACAACAAGCAGATATGTCAATTGATTTTTATAGACTTCTTGTAGCAGAAGAAAATCTTTTTAATGAAAACATTACTTTGACGGGCCATTCACTTGGTGGTGGATTGGCAGGATTCGTTGCGGGAATGTATAATCAAGATGCCATCGTTTACAACCATATGCCTTATGAAGACGCCTTACAAAATGCAGGAGAAGATACAAATCCAGGGGATGAAATACTTTATGACGAGGAATATAAAATAAAAGTCTACGGAGATCAAGATTCTATCAACCCCAATAACATTGGTCATATAGCATATTCAACGGAGCATGAGGTTCTTAAATATATTCGTGGTCTCCAAACAAATACAACAGCATATTACCCTCCTTTTGCTTTGAGTGATGATGACACAAATCTTGATTTAGTGCCTTACAACTTCGATTGGTGGCAAGAAGTATTAATTCCGTCTTATGATGAAGGCCCAAACCCAAGTGATCTATATACAGAGTTACAAAAAGGGTTTACGGATACGCGTGCCGATGCAATAGTCAGAATGATAGAGTATTTTTACGGTGGTGGTATACCAGCTTTTATAGCTGCCGTAACGATTGGCTTAGATCCTATAAACGAGGCTATTGCGCGACATAGTCAAGCTACATTAGTTTTAAGGCTTCTTTTTCAAAAGATTGATGGATCTGATACTGGGGAATGGCTTTCATCAGGAAAGTTTTTTTGGCCTCTTCTTTACAACAAAGAATTTGCTAGTTCTATTGGACTCAACGCTTCGTATTTAGAGAGTGCGAATTTTACTGGCGTTAGTGTTTCAAAGGAAAGTTTTTCTGACATTATGCGTACAACTTTAGCTTATTCTGCATTAGAATCTGACAATGGGTTGGTTTTTGGCAATACGGGCGCTCGCTCTTTGCATAATGATGCGACTGATCTTGGAAAGGCGCTTTCAGCAAGCGGCGCTGCTGCTTCCATAGAAAGCTATGCTGCCGATATTGGAAGAGCTTTTGTGCATTATGCATCTCATCTTGCGCTTTCCCATGTGGGCGTAGCGCTGGCGAGCACTTCTCCTGATGTCAGGTCAGGCATCTTAGAGTATGACACTAATGACCCTGATGCATTGGTGGTGAATTTTAAATCTTCGGACTGGATGCAGATTGAGGCCGACCTTAAGCCAACCATGGCTGTCACTCGCGATGCTCTCGTCGACTCCATTCTGGATGATTTATATAATGTCGTTCCGGGAGAAGTTGGCGTCAATCTTGAAAGTTTTATACAGAATAACTGGCTTACATTACCGACAGATGCAGAAGGAACTGCTTTCAACCGGATTGTTTTTTCTGCCATTCAAAGCGGCAGCACAGAATCTTTAAGCGCCACTCATGAGATTCTTGGTGCCGGCCATTTTAAATCCACTCTTTTTGTCGGCAGCTCCAGCGGCGATCATGTGACAGTCGCCCCTCATGCGGGGAGCGGCTTGCACGACAGTACAGTCTTTTTAGGCTACAACGGTGAAAATATTTTTACAGGCGGTAATGACAGGGACATCGCCATCGGGGGAATTCACCATGATGAATTTGATGGGGGAGCCGATGAAGACTTCCTCTTCGGATATGATGGAAATGATTGGCTCAAAGGTGGTGACGGAGATGATATTGTCATCGGCGGCACGGGCAATGACGATTTCATTGCCGACAAGTTCGGTGATGACGTCTATCACGGTGGCTTCGATACGGATGATCTTGATCCGTTTTGGAACGGGATTCCTATGGATTTGATGGATATCACCCGGCAGAATGACGGGCTTGACCTTGTGGATTATATGGATCTGACCGATGTCTTTTTTGACATCACCCTTCTTGATGCGGTGCTGGGCAATTACTGGGTCGATAAATATTACGGCAACAGCGTTTTTAACGGCCCGAGCGACCGGGACACGCTGTTCTCCATCGAGACGCTGCAGGTCGCGGCTGGCGCGGCGCGGCAGGTGGGGGGACAATCCATCCTCGGCACCTCCGCCGGGGAGCATCTGATCTATGGCAGTATCAGCACCCCCTATTCCTATTACGGGTTCGGGGGTGTCGATACGCTGACCGGAAGCAACAAGAACGATTACCTGAACGGCGGGGCCGACCCGGACACGCTTGTCGGAAAGGTGGGGGATGATACCTACTATTACGGGCATGGGGACGGCGACGATACCATCACCGATCTCGGCTCCACCACCGATTTCGACGTTCTGATCTTCGGCGCGGGTATCGCCGCCGCGGATGTCACGCTAGCGCGCTATCATACTCTGGGCGACAAGATGACCATCCTTATCGACAATCACGATACGACGACCAGCACGATCATCGTTGATAACCAGAACTATACCGGGTACGGGATCGATTACATCAAATTCACGGACGGGACCGTCTGGGATATGCAGGGGACGCTTGTGACCGTCTACGGGACCGAGGGGGCCGATGCCGTTATCAAGGGAACCATGGAAAGCTCGTACCGCGAAGGATCGTTGATCGACGATGTGATCTATGCCCTTGGCGGTAACGACAATGTTCAGGCTTATGGCGGAAACGATACGATCTATGGCGGGGATGGCAATGATGCAATCAATGCCGGAGACGGTCAAGACATTATCTACGGCGGCAGCGGAGACGATTCATCTCTGGAAGGTTGGTATGGCGATGATGTGATCAATGGCGAGTCCGGAAACGATACCCTCAAGGGCAATAACGGAAACGATCTGCTTTACGGCGGAAGCGGCCTGGATGTGTTTTATGCCGGGAATGACAACGACACCCTTTATGGCGGAAGCGAGAATGACACCATGAGGGGCGAGAACGGCAACGATACACTTTACGGCGGAAGCGGACTTGATTCCCTTTACGGAGGGGGCGGCACCGATACTTTTGTTTTCGAGGCTAGCTCTGCTTTCGCGAATATTGATATCGTGAATGACTATAATAAAACCAGTCAGAACGACGTCATTGATATTTCCGACGTACTCTTTGGATTTTATGACTACGGCATTGATGTCATTACGGATTTCGTTCAGATTACGCAAACTGGTTCAAACTCTTTGCTGTATGTGGATCAGGATGGCGGGGCGAACAATTTTTTGCAGATTGCGGCCTTGTATAATGTTACCGGCTTGACGAACGAAGCGACGCTGGAGGCCTCCGGTCATTTGATAACGGTATAA